In Mytilus edulis chromosome 3, xbMytEdul2.2, whole genome shotgun sequence, the genomic window CCAAATCCTGGATTCgacatattaaataaaaacaaataaaattttcaaagtattttttagTTTGCAACGAATGTGAATATCGTTTGTCTTTTAAACGGCATCCAATTCCCTTTCAAAAACTAAGGTTCAACCCGCCACAGTTTACCATAGCCTGAGACCATAGCTAAATAAGAACCGTTTTAATTATTAAGACGATCATATATGTATCCCTTCTTGGATATTATAATTTTACCGATCATCTTTCCAGAAGAACGTTAACGTTATAACTTTCATTAAAAAATTCACATCGAATGCAGCAAATGACTatacaattttatattaacgTTACGTATAGAACAGGAACTACTAACCCTCCTGCTTTGtcccattttttttttggggggggggggttgtaaaGTTCGCCTTGCTcaatcttttgttttaccatggtgttgtctgttttgTAGGTCGTTCGATGTTTGATTACCCTTTTGGAATCTTCTTACTCTTATATACAATCCGATTGACGAAAGAGAGTGTCTCATTTTGAACGACATAAAAAAATGCGTGTTTATTGTACTAAGGAGAGACTGAGATGAGAGATGAACATACTccgtaaaattaaaaaaatatatatatatggattctTTACCTTTTTATTTGCATGCACAAAACACACCACTGTCATGAATATCAAGAATGATCAAATTGAGAAATTATACATATTTTAggtgtgttaaaaaaaaagttagataGATTATGAATGTGATGTACTAATTATAGTCTttggtatatatatttacagatgATAAAGTCATGACATCGTTGATATGAGTTAACAAATGACAGAAACATCGAATATATTACAAATATCGAATTACACTGAAAAGCAACGATGACAGCTGAGACTGAAGAATTCAAAGAGTTAAAAACTGATAACCAAGAGCTATGTTACGAATTAAAGGAAAACAAAGTTCCGGACGGAGGATGGGGATGGGTGGTATTAGTGTGTTCGTTCTTTGTTATGTTCATGATAGATGGTTTATTCGGATCTTACGGACTTTTACTTCCAGTTTTAATGGAAAATTTACATGCTAGTCCTTCTTTGACTTCTCTGGCTGGTTCGGTTATCGTTGGATGTCTTTTATTCATTGGTAAGTACTCTTTCTACATTTGAGGAGTGTTCTCTAATTAATcgtatttcttaattttttttatctacgcGGACGCACTTGTTCAGAGAACCATGGACACAAGAATTCACTATCAAAAATCAAGTGACTTTGACTCAAAATGCAATTATTATAGTCATCATATGCATTGAATATTTATAAGTATGACTTTCAATGCAAAGTTTTTAGTATCATTTtctttgaaatcataaataaatgGTCAAAGGGAAATCACCGGACTTTAACTAGCGATATATACTAAACTCATTGTCATTTTAATCAATATTAAAAgattttgtgatgtttttttccTTTAGACCCAAGTGCATTTAATATCACACCGATGTGCAAgacacatatagttgacctaatttTATCAGCATGTAGCGTTAAAAAGTGCACTAGGGAAAGAAGAAAATACTAGTATTGATGAAACCAGAATAGGGTATACAATAAATGTGATACAATGTATGCGTTATTATTCTGTTTGTAGCTATCGTTGCTTGTCCTCTGATAGAAAAATTTGGTTGCAGAGTTGTAGCTATAACCGGAGCACTGATTGCCACAATAGGATTAGTTTTAAGTTCCATGGCTGTTAATATATGGATGTTTCTTGCGACTTATGGAATAGTCACGGGTAAATATTAAGTTAATCAGCATTTGATGGAGAACGAtatcttaattttaaaaaaaaacaatatgtgaTGTACCAATTAGTGACACAAAATCCCTACACAtatttgagaaaaggaaagaaacaACACTTTTTTTAACGTTCTTTATCTTAAAGTCACAGTAAAACCGTTTAAAGCGGACCAATATACCAAATCGCACAGCACGTTCAAGAAGTGGTTTAGTACTGGTAACTTGCATTGCAAGATGTAAATTACTTAACATCACATTTATGATTAAAAAACATGTATGTTAGgtaatatcaacaaaatatagaCTGTAACGGCAAAAAAGCTGAAACATTTTCATACATTGACATAGAATTTCACCGCAAAGCTTCAAACATTCAGACAATCATGGACACAGCAAGTCAATTGTTAAATAGCTTGGTAGGAAATAATACATGCATGGGTTAAATACTTcagttttgattaaaaaacaggctgaaaaaaggtaaaatcgtatatataaacatgttataTCTAGAATGCATACGTCACAACTGTTAAAATATAAAGAGCATATATCTCAAGCAGTGGGAACGCAAAAACTCTTCACACAGAGACAACTCTATGAACAAAATGAAaacgcttttattgctgttcttcatcgtATAGTTCCAATGGAGCCCTGAACACGCAAAAAAGCCGTACCTCTATCTATGTTGTTTACGGCTTCTAACATCTGTTTGAGAGGAATACTTTGCAATATGTTGGACAAGCCACTTGCATTGCGGAACACAGATGCGGAATAATAATAGGATATACAAATAGAGAAAACTTACAAATACTGTACAATATTGGCATTACTGTGTATTAACGTTTGACATAAAATCCCAGCACGCAGATTTCGAATAAAGCTACCGTTCTTCATCTAAAAATCAAAATGCATGTATATGTGTTATCCAAACATTGCCAAATGAAGTCCAGTAAACGTTGTTGATTTCATTGTAAATTGCAGAGAAAAGTATAACAGTATGTATTCTATGTTTATTCATAGTCGAATCCGTTTTCTATATGTAAATAGTAAGATTATATTTAAAAGTGACTGTTTACTACTTATCACAGGTTGCGGTATGGGACTTATGTATTTACCGTCAATAGTAATGGTTAATCAGTACTTCGACAAGAAAAGAGGCATTGCGCAGAGTATCATGTCTGCTGGTTCCGGTATCGGATTGATGGTTATCTCTCCTGTTACAGAAAAGTTGCTCGACGTTTATAGCTGGCGTGGAACACTTTTAATTCTTGCTGGTTTTTTCCTGCAATTATGTGTTGCTTGTGCAATGTTTAGGACTTACAAGGTAATACCACCTCAAAACAAGAATGTCAAAGAATCGAAAGAGATGGgagaaaatttcaaagaaattgaAATCGAAATTTTAGTTGATCAACCAAATACAAAAGACATATTGTCTGTAAAATCCCTtgataatgaaaattataaacaGAGTATTGGAAGTTTACAGAAGACACAATTGAGTGAAAAGTGCACAAAAATTCATTTTGAAGGGAAATGTTGTAAAAAACATGCCATGCAGTTTGCGAAAACAGAAAATTTCAAGCAAAGTACTAATAGTCTACCGCAAAACATGTTTAGAACACCTTATGAGAAAAGTTCATTTCTCCCATTCCGCTCTAGTCACTGTATTAATGAACCTCATCGGCATTCATCATctctatttaaaaatttaaacaaaggCATTCTCTCTCAAAAAGACATTTTCTATTGTGGTAGTTTAACTCGTCTCAAACATAATAGTGACACAAAAAGCCTTATTGGTTCAATAGTTATTAGAGGAGATGAATACAGTTATAGCAAAGTGTCTCTTGATACTTCCAATTCTTCTGATGAAAGTGAATATCACCATATGGTATGCAACGGAGGTCTGTGTGCTAATAAAGTATTTTGGTTCGTCGCCATCGCAGCTGTTCTTTCTCAGATGGCTCAGTTCATTCCGAACATGTTCCTTGGCGATTATGGAAAAACCATTGGATTGAGCAGTATGCAAGTGTCTTGgatattttctgtttttggtaGGACAAAATTTAACCAATATGTTACTTGTTTTCTAAATGCAACACATTACTTACAATAAGAAATGTATTGCTATTGATATAACCTGTAATGCAAGCTAATGAGACCCATACCCATACCAAACATTGTCATATTCAAAAGAGAATGCAAGCTAATGAGACCCATACCCATACCAAACATTGTCATATTCAAAAGGGAATGCAAGCTAATGAGACCCATACCCATACCAAACATTGTCATATTCAAAAGGGAATGCAAGCTAATGAGACCCATACCCATACCAAACATTGTCATATTCAAAAGAGAATGCAAGCTAATGAGACCCATACCCATACCAAACATTGTCATATTCAAAAGGGAATGCAAGCTAATGAGACCCATACCCATACCAAACATTGTCATATTCAAAAGGGAATGCAAGCTAATGAAACCCATACCCATACCAAACATTGACATATTCAAAAGGAAATGCAAGCTAATGAGACCCATACCCATACCAAACATTGTCATATTCAAAAGGAAATGCAAGCTAGTGAGACCCATACCCATACCAAACATTGTCATATTCAAAAGGACCAACATTACTATAATTAACCCTAATGTATTTGTATctaagcacaaaaaaaaaaccaatagttgtataatatctttaaaaatatatttaaaaatgaaagattgaaatcaattgctttatatttttttttaattaaatacatataataaGAGGGTGGAGAAAGGAAGGACATCCACTTCATCCGTTGCATATTGCGGCTGAAATGTGTACACATGCTAAGTCCTTGTATTATGATCatccctttcatttttttttctctatctgCGGATAACATTTACACTAAATATATATCAGACGTATTGAGTTGCATTTTATACTTCAAACATTCAACAGTGGAACCTCGATGGGGGTAGGGTGCGGTAGATATTTGGACATGCTGAACGCCCCTCTTAGCTCAGTACAGGTACTGCTACTAGTAACTATATTATTATCTAGGTTTTAGACTAAACAATAGACATTATTGTAGAAAATTGTAGCATGCATAGATTAGAatataatgaagaaaaatagATTTGGAAATCTAGTTACGAAACCAAGTAGAAGTAAAATAGTTGTCCaatgttattttgaataatgtGAAGCAATTATTTAGTTCTTTTTATTGTTTCTATCTAGGTGTGGTCAATACTTTAGGCAGACTCCTGCCAGGCTTTATAATCGACAATACAAAATTATCGTCGGTATGCCTGTGTGTCATTGGTATGGCTGGCTGTACCATTACTTGTTTTATGTTTCCGTTATGTGACCAGTTTGCATCACTGATggcattttcttcttttttcggATTCTTTATAGGTATGTTTTAAATAAACGTaatactatatacatgatatactattAGTATTAGTTGATTTCCTCCAgccttaaaacatgtaaaataagaatgaaatttgATATTGTACATTGACGTTAAAATAGCAGGACGATTCTAACAGGTATTCAAAATCCAGAAGACATggtcataataaaaaaatgacaaccaTTCCATAATACATAACATAGCAAGGTCCGAACAAAACCGTAAACTCGGGGGACTGCGGAGGAAGAAGTCCGAATAAAACTGTTAACTCGGGGGACTACGGAGGAAGAAGTTCGAACAAAACCGTTAACTCGGGGACTGCGGAGGAAGAAGTCCGAACAAAACTGTTAACTCGGGGGACTGCGGAGGAAGAAGTCCGAACAAAACTGTTAACTCGGGGGACTGCGGATGAAGAAGTCCGAACAAAACCGTTATCTAGGGGGACTGCGGAGGAAGAAGTCCGAACAAAACCGTTATCTCGGGGGACTGCGGAGGAAGAAGTCCGAACAAAACCGTTATCTCGGGAGACTGCGGAGGAAGAAATAGTACTTGatattgattgattattgtttaACGTTTAACGTCAATAGCGAATATGTTAtgcatatttagaaaaaaaaataataaacaacagaATAGGTAGGCTCTATAAAATGGGTCGACCGGATGAAAGGCAGTAATTTTGAAAACATCGTAACattattatctttaaaatttcagcattttactGTCCACTACAACCAATCATGGTTCTAGATAGTGTCGGATTAGACAACTTAACTAAAGGATTAGGAGTACTGACAGTTCTTAAAGCACCAGCAGCTGTATTTGGACCTCCTTTTGCAGGTAAAAAGTTAGTGAAAGTGTTTGTGAATTGATAAAGCACCTATAGAAATGTGGAAACGTACAGCAGTTAAAAGATACTTCGTCGGGTAGAGGGAATTTAAACTCAAATAAATAATTTCAGACGAAAGCAGAAAAACTATTGATGAGTGGTTTTGGTGGTTGTTTATATAACATGGTTTGactgtttcttaaaaaaaaaaacctcttagATATCTCGGTTTAAAAATCAGGAAAGGTTCTGCGAATGAGTGCTTCTTTTTAAATTCACATTAAAAAATAGTACAGTAGCGTTTCTTACTTTTACGATCCTTTATCTATAAGTGAATATATTTCTGCAAAGTATATTATCATGCCCAAGTCAAtctgttttacaattttatgCTAGTAGTCGTATAATAGCAGAATCAACTATACTGAAGAAGTATAGACATCAGCTTTAATATGTttaatatgatgttttatttatcttttgcAGGAGTTCTCTATGAATGGACCAAGAATTATGATATCGCAATACTGTTTGCCGGATGTCTATGTTTGTTAACAATAGTAGTATATCTAATTAATCCAGTTTACAACTACCTCAAATCTCTTTGTAATTCAAACAACGACAACTCTTCAATAACCTTCTCGTCAAGTGATTCTACACTTTGACGGATGGGAAACATAGGACTTAATTATTGGTGTGTTTTTTTAAccgtttttgttttagttttgatAATCTCATTTGTGTTTAACatctgtttatatatatttttattgacgTGAGCAATATTTTTTGAGATACATTTTATCTCCCAAATAAAATGACTAAAACACTCAACAATACCATACCAAGATTTAAGTTTTGGTTCACCTTACGTGCCTCCATGTCTTTCATAAGTAGTATTTGGACTTCCTAATGTCCAGGTGTAAAACATGTGCCACCATTTACCCCTATTATGTCTTTGTTaaaatttgcactttttaaaaaaatgggcAGAACTTATCTGTGTtacttatgtcgtaactacaatcccgtttcctttgtgacctaccgaattaaacttttttaccgggtttgtaataacatgagcaacacgacgggtaccacagaCGACGATCAAGAAGATGTCGATATTCCCCGTACCACTGATAGTGACAAAAGTGATCTCGACTCAGACGACGATCAAGAAGATGTCGATATTACCACTGATAGTGACACAAGTGATCTCGACTCAGACGACGATCAATAAGATGTCGATATTCCCAGATTCCGGAAAAAAAGTTCATGGATTCCTAAGCCCAGTAAATGTGCTACTTTAGAACATaatattgacaaaattaaaacTGACGTAACACATCTGTCCACTGCTACTTCCCAAACATTCAACAATTTATCTTCTGAAGAAAATGAAGCTGTGCGGTTACTTAAAAACAGAGACGACATTATAATAAAACCAGCCGATAAAGGTAGCGCTGTTGTCGTCATGGACAGATGTGACTACATTCAAGAGGCAGAACGTCAACTCTCTGATGAGAGATTTTATAAGAAATTAGACTCTGACCCCACCCCTCAATTCAACAAAGAGATCAACACAAACCTGAAAAACATGTGTGAACCTGGACATATTGatgaaaacacatttaaatatcttaaacctgaaaaatcAAAGCCGGGGCGTTTCTATCTTCTGCCTAAAATACATAAAGTCAATAATCCAGGTAGACCAATTGTTTTCGCCAATGACCACCCTACAGAGAATATATCAGAATTTATTGACTTTCATCTCAGACCACATGTAGAAAATTTATCATCatatatacaagacacaacacattatctttaaaaaatggaTTGTTTGAACCCTCTCCCACCTGAAACGATCCTTTTCTCGCTTGATGTTACCTCCCTCTATACTAACATCCCCCATGACGATGGTATTGAAGCCTGTAGGGAAGTCTGGAACTCTCGTTACACCTTACGTCCACCAACTGAATGTCTCATCCAGCTTCTAACTTTGGTATTACAATGCAATAACTTCACATTCAATGGTGAACACTTTCTCCAAGTTAATGGAACAGCAATGGGAACAAAGATGGCCTCGTcttatgccaatatttttatggGGAAATTAGAACAGAGAATTCTCAATTCTTCTCTTTATCAACCCCTCTCTTGGTTCCGATTTATTGACGATATTGACATGAAGTGGGATAATACTAAACAAGAACTAAATTTGTTTATTCAACATGCCAACGATGCCCATCcctcaataaaattcacatatgaaatctCTGACTCTAAGATCACATTTCTTGACACTACAACGAGATTGAGGGATGGAAACATATTTACAGATCTGTATTGCAAgcccacagacaaacatcaatatctgTCTCCTTTGAGTTGTCACCCTAAACATTGCACCAAGAGCATTCCCTACAGCCAGGCCATACGAATAAAAAATTTGTTCCACCAACGATGTTGCCAAAAAACTACTACAAGAACTTCGCGGTCACCTAAAACATCGGggctacaaaagaaaagacattgacaaaggtttttctcgtgctaacaacatcagccgagatgaacttttacaatataaagtcaAAAAGGTCAACAGGAGGTtgccttttgtgttgacttaccatccaaaatttgacaacttatctcaccttatccgcgaaagttggaaagatatcgaaaaacatcctaaactatccaagatctttcccgagccacctgtactggctttccgtaggcccaaaagccttaaagacctgctggtgagagctgagttatcctctcaagcaggctcTTCTTCAGTGGGCTCTTGTAAGGGTTGtggaaacaaacgatgtctgacttgcaaacagATACTGAttacccagacttttaacagtcactccactggtacagaacacaccatattttgcaatgttaattgctagactacaaatgttgtgtatctcctacagtgtaaatgtggtaaacagtatgttggcgagtcagaccagccgtttcacaaatgaaTGAACGGTaatcgtagcgactaccaatgcaagccagacatccctcttagtcgacatttgagatcACCTGTCCACACTAAGTCAGATCTCACTCGACTGACCATTAcaatcattgaccacaactctgcttggtctagggaggatagacttactcgggaaagattttggataagaaaactaacaactttggcaccaaatgggataaacgaaaagatgtagttcgacaccatgcagtgcttcacatctaggttatattacttattattacagtctatgtttttatttctttaccttactactctctaaaataaatctgttgaatataacaatttaaattgcttaattttttgagggatgtataagtaccaagccacgttcaactagtttactttagtcaaaatttatgattatattttaacggccgtgtgttttaaacatcgcagactctaatgtaactacactaccgttgtcaaatctgaaatttttacaaattttgaccgTTCAGTactgtttatttggaattcttattgacccaatctttcttgtaacatcatatTTGGTGACACCGTTAAAgctttagaattgtgctagttcatatcgcacattattatttttatttaaagtatatatttaaactctctgatgtaattagtcatatatCACCTATGTCGTGcttaacaaatttttagaattgtGCAAGCGTCTtacctgatgttcggtttgacttttttattgtataaatttcaagattataaCAGCGTAATCTAAGTAGACTGATAATTGATTCATTCAACATCACAATCATCGAaccgatgaaggatatctgttatccgaaatatttataaataattacatttatagttccctTTTATATcgttggtgttgttatgtacacttttaaggcgtttatataatttattttattgtgtacatgtatcgttacttgtaacgatccagctcccacgtgggaaaaatcgttgactattattcagacgtttgatatatatgtatatatatatatatatatgtgcatgtGTAGGAATGTTGTGGTTGATATTATATAGTGTGTATGTTATATGACAAGTATTTTGAactgtgcatatatatatattttgtttatttgaattttctcAGTATGAATTATTCTGTATTGACAAGCAGCTTGAGGTATTTtcaattgttatcaaatagtGTGTTTCTATgttcgtttgtttttgttacacctCAATGTTCCTGTTGTGTCTTCGTTTTCCTCTTacaattgatgtgtttccctcggttttagtttgtaacccggaattATTTTCTCTCAAATCTATTTATGAACAGcagtatactgctgttgcctttattcatttctTAATTGTTCCTTTTATAACACATAACAGAAACATTACATATTgtattcaattttattatttacatgaAGATTTCAACACtccaaaagaggggcgaaagataccagagtgacagtcaaacgtagatcaaaaataaactggcaacgccatggctaaaaagaaaagacaaacagacgcaTAATAGTACACACGTGACGACACAGCATGACAAAAAACCGGGGATTATCTCATGTggtccggaaggataagcagatcctactccacatgtatTCTCTCtttgaattatttcacttttctcgtttgaatcttTGAAACTTTTCATAATTGACGATATAATTCCCAGAAGAACTTATTATTTGGTGGAACATTCAGTCGTGTCGTGTCTGAATTTAATATATGTTACTTGTTGGATTAGTCATCCCTGGCTCGCGACAGATTTTGGAATCCTCGGTAGGATTCATTTAAATTAGTATCGCCAGTGATACACACTCTTTACTACAAAGAAAATAtggtaccaaaaaaaaaacttcagGCTCTTGCCACACATTGAATATTCTGGTGAATTTGAAGAATGAATAACTTAACAATATAACAAAGAATATGATGACACATTAGGTAAGTCAAATTATGATCATGAAGATGAAATCGTCACATTAAGACAAAAACCTAGCAAAAGTATAGCTGTAAAGCCCTCTAAACCAGTGCCACAAACTCAAAGGAAGAGGTTACGACTACTCAAGAAAATACCACAAAATGAAACTAGAACCGAAATGCATAGTCAGCAAACATATCAAGGTTTATTCAATATGATTAGGTGGATTATACAACAATCTTTTATAGACATGACAAGTAACACAGATAGTTTCTGCTGTTTAGACTGCTCTCCAGGAGAATACAAGTCCTATGACAAAAAGTCCCAAATATACAAcccctaaaattaaaaataaacaaatta contains:
- the LOC139516703 gene encoding monocarboxylate transporter 12-like; protein product: MTAETEEFKELKTDNQELCYELKENKVPDGGWGWVVLVCSFFVMFMIDGLFGSYGLLLPVLMENLHASPSLTSLAGSVIVGCLLFIAIVACPLIEKFGCRVVAITGALIATIGLVLSSMAVNIWMFLATYGIVTGCGMGLMYLPSIVMVNQYFDKKRGIAQSIMSAGSGIGLMVISPVTEKLLDVYSWRGTLLILAGFFLQLCVACAMFRTYKVIPPQNKNVKESKEMGENFKEIEIEILVDQPNTKDILSVKSLDNENYKQSIGSLQKTQLSEKCTKIHFEGKCCKKHAMQFAKTENFKQSTNSLPQNMFRTPYEKSSFLPFRSSHCINEPHRHSSSLFKNLNKGILSQKDIFYCGSLTRLKHNSDTKSLIGSIVIRGDEYSYSKVSLDTSNSSDESEYHHMVCNGGLCANKVFWFVAIAAVLSQMAQFIPNMFLGDYGKTIGLSSMQVSWIFSVFGVVNTLGRLLPGFIIDNTKLSSVCLCVIGMAGCTITCFMFPLCDQFASLMAFSSFFGFFIAFYCPLQPIMVLDSVGLDNLTKGLGVLTVLKAPAAVFGPPFAGVLYEWTKNYDIAILFAGCLCLLTIVVYLINPVYNYLKSLCNSNNDNSSITFSSSDSTL
- the LOC139515296 gene encoding uncharacterized protein, translating into MDCLNPLPPETILFSLDVTSLYTNIPHDDGIEACREVWNSRYTLRPPTECLIQLLTLVLQCNNFTFNGEHFLQVNGTAMGTKMASSYANIFMGKLEQRILNSSLYQPLSWFRFIDDIDMKWDNTKQELNLFIQHANDAHPSIKFTYEISDSKITFLDTTTRLRDGNIFTDLYCKPTDKHQYLSPLSCHPKHCTKSIPYSQAIRIKNLFHQRCCQKTTTRTSRSPKTSGLQKKRH